From Gammaproteobacteria bacterium, a single genomic window includes:
- the aqpZ gene encoding aquaporin Z yields the protein MQKYVAELFGTFWLVLGGCGSAVLAAAFPDVGIGLLGVSVAFGLTVVTMAYAIGHISGCHLNPAVSIGLWAGGRFPANQLLPYIVAQLIGAIIAGGVIYLVASGKAGFDVAGGMASNGYGEHSPGGYTLTAALIIEIVMTMMFLVVILGATDKRAPAGFAPIAIGLCLTLIHLISIPVTNTSVNPARSTGVALYVGDWATSQLWLFWLAPIVGAILGALVYRYISSGAED from the coding sequence ATGCAAAAATATGTTGCGGAGTTATTTGGTACTTTCTGGCTGGTACTAGGGGGGTGTGGTAGTGCGGTATTGGCTGCGGCATTTCCAGACGTTGGCATTGGTTTGCTTGGAGTGTCTGTAGCTTTTGGTTTAACTGTTGTAACAATGGCTTATGCGATTGGCCATATTTCGGGTTGTCATTTAAACCCGGCCGTGTCAATTGGTCTTTGGGCGGGAGGACGTTTCCCTGCCAATCAATTGCTACCTTATATTGTTGCACAGCTTATCGGCGCCATTATTGCGGGCGGTGTTATTTACCTTGTTGCCAGTGGTAAAGCAGGCTTTGATGTCGCAGGTGGCATGGCCTCTAACGGTTATGGTGAGCATTCACCGGGTGGCTACACATTAACCGCAGCACTGATTATTGAAATTGTCATGACAATGATGTTCTTGGTGGTGATATTGGGTGCGACGGATAAACGTGCGCCAGCTGGTTTTGCACCAATAGCTATCGGTCTATGTCTTACGCTGATTCATTTAATTAGTATTCCAGTGACCAATACTTCAGTGAACCCTGCTCGTAGCACTGGTGTTGCATTATATGTCGGTGATTGGGCAACAAGTCAGCTTTGGTTGTTTTGGTTGGCACCGATTGTAGGGGCAATTCTGGGAGCGCTTGTTTACCGTTATATTAGTAGCGGCGCGGAAGATTAA